Proteins encoded by one window of Chryseobacterium foetidum:
- a CDS encoding alpha/beta hydrolase has protein sequence MSFYKLYFLFVFFVGATAFGQTKPNATPYTNEATYEKLKKKHPFITPLNRPVPPNIGIDKDVEYSNVNGLSLKADIYYPLDKSTKHPAIALVHGGGWISGSKENEKYMAQELASKGYVAIAVSYRLSEVAKFPAAIDDINNAIEYLKKNRKKYAVDTKKIAVLGESAGAQIATLVGVQQKNKIKAIVNVDGIVSFIHPEAEESTYAAFWLGGDRNVNLKNWTEASPLEYVDKNTAPTLFINSSQPRFHAGRDDMMKKLKSYGTFTEYHEIKDTPHSFWSAEPWFTETLNLTLQFLDKHLK, from the coding sequence ATGAGTTTTTACAAACTATATTTTCTTTTTGTTTTTTTTGTAGGAGCAACAGCATTCGGTCAGACAAAGCCGAATGCTACTCCTTACACAAACGAAGCAACTTATGAAAAACTAAAAAAGAAGCATCCGTTCATCACTCCACTGAACAGACCGGTTCCGCCCAACATCGGTATTGATAAAGATGTAGAATATTCCAACGTCAACGGACTTTCCCTGAAAGCCGACATCTACTACCCTCTCGATAAATCCACAAAACATCCGGCAATCGCACTGGTTCACGGTGGCGGCTGGATTTCCGGAAGTAAAGAAAATGAGAAGTACATGGCTCAGGAATTGGCTTCCAAAGGTTATGTTGCTATAGCTGTCAGTTATCGTTTAAGTGAAGTTGCAAAATTTCCTGCAGCGATTGATGACATCAACAATGCGATTGAATATTTAAAGAAAAACAGAAAAAAATATGCTGTGGATACTAAAAAGATTGCTGTTTTAGGTGAATCTGCAGGAGCTCAAATCGCCACTTTGGTTGGAGTTCAGCAAAAAAATAAAATCAAAGCTATCGTAAATGTAGACGGAATTGTATCTTTCATTCATCCCGAAGCAGAAGAAAGCACTTATGCAGCATTTTGGTTGGGCGGCGACAGAAATGTTAATCTAAAAAACTGGACAGAAGCTTCCCCATTGGAATACGTTGATAAAAACACAGCTCCTACTCTGTTCATCAATTCTTCTCAACCCCGCTTCCATGCAGGACGGGATGACATGATGAAAAAATTAAAAAGCTACGGAACTTTCACAGAATATCACGAAATCAAAGACACACCGCACTCCTTCTGGTCTGCTGAACCTTGGTTCACAGAAACTTTAAATCTGACGCTACAGTTTTTAGACAAACATTTGAAGTAA
- a CDS encoding alpha/beta hydrolase yields MKNFILTFSIFIGIQISAQQKIAVWEKGTLPNSKGLKLSIVEEKEGRITQIQEAELFAFLPAKEERKKMAIIVIPGGGYRHLTYDLGGYSYAKWLNTLGISAFVLNYRLPTSPDLKQREIGPLQDIQAAIKLIRKNAAQYGISPDQIGVLGTSAGGHLAAMASNISTDYTDLKGDWTSISTVPNFAILVSPVIDLGEFAHKGSRDNLLGLDASAEKIKEYSMQNRVTEKTPPTILFHAQNDNAVPVINSILYYEAMIKNKVKGAIFIFPEGEHNIGISNKTVLTDNWKKVCADWLVSMGNK; encoded by the coding sequence ATGAAAAACTTCATCCTTACATTCAGCATTTTTATTGGAATTCAAATTTCAGCTCAACAGAAAATTGCAGTTTGGGAAAAAGGTACATTGCCCAATTCCAAAGGTTTAAAATTAAGCATTGTGGAAGAAAAAGAAGGCAGAATTACACAGATTCAGGAGGCTGAACTGTTTGCCTTTCTCCCTGCAAAAGAAGAACGAAAAAAAATGGCCATCATCGTCATTCCAGGTGGTGGTTACAGACATTTGACTTACGATTTGGGTGGATATTCTTACGCAAAATGGCTCAATACCTTGGGAATTTCAGCTTTTGTTCTGAATTATCGTTTACCAACTTCTCCCGATTTAAAACAAAGAGAAATCGGGCCTTTACAGGATATCCAGGCTGCAATAAAATTAATCAGAAAAAATGCCGCTCAATATGGAATTTCTCCCGACCAAATCGGAGTTTTGGGAACTTCCGCAGGTGGACATCTGGCTGCTATGGCAAGCAATATTTCTACCGACTATACTGACTTGAAAGGCGACTGGACAAGTATTTCAACAGTTCCGAACTTTGCAATTCTCGTTTCTCCCGTCATTGATTTAGGCGAATTTGCACACAAAGGAAGTCGGGACAATTTATTGGGATTGGATGCTTCAGCAGAAAAAATCAAAGAATACTCCATGCAGAACCGCGTGACAGAAAAAACGCCTCCAACGATTCTGTTTCATGCTCAAAACGACAATGCTGTGCCTGTCATCAACTCTATTTTATATTACGAGGCGATGATTAAAAATAAAGTGAAAGGTGCAATCTTTATTTTTCCCGAAGGCGAACACAACATCGGGATTTCCAACAAAACTGTGCTGACGGATAATTGGAAAAAAGTTTGTGCAGACTGGCTTGTGAGTATGGGTAATAAGTGA
- a CDS encoding alpha/beta hydrolase, whose product MKKVFFLIIIFSFFQFSAQEKISFWPKGEMPNSKILASKTKKKKELAELKEPELFAFLPPTKERNQKSVIIIPGGGYSKLTYDEGAFQIAKWMNTLGISAFVLNYRLPTSTDLIQREIAPLQDIQASIKYIRKNADQWGISPDLVGVVGTSAGGHLATMASNISKDYTELKGDWSEISTIPNFAVLFCPVIDFGEFAHIGSRESLLGENASSDKIAEFSMQNRVTEKTPPTILFHNQDDTAVPPMNSILYFKAMTKNKVKGAMFIFPKGGHRFFVTDKDPMNENWKKLCADWLFSMGNK is encoded by the coding sequence ATGAAAAAAGTATTTTTTTTAATAATTATTTTCTCTTTCTTCCAGTTTTCCGCACAGGAAAAAATATCGTTTTGGCCAAAAGGTGAAATGCCCAATTCCAAAATTCTGGCTTCTAAAACAAAGAAGAAAAAAGAACTGGCAGAACTGAAAGAGCCTGAACTTTTCGCTTTTCTCCCTCCCACAAAGGAAAGAAACCAAAAGTCGGTCATCATCATTCCCGGCGGCGGTTATTCAAAGCTAACGTATGACGAAGGTGCCTTTCAGATTGCAAAATGGATGAACACTTTGGGAATTTCCGCATTTGTTTTAAATTACAGATTGCCTACCTCAACCGATTTAATTCAAAGAGAAATTGCGCCTTTGCAAGACATTCAGGCTTCCATAAAATACATCAGAAAAAATGCAGACCAGTGGGGAATTTCTCCCGATCTGGTAGGCGTTGTCGGAACTTCAGCAGGTGGACATTTGGCAACAATGGCAAGCAATATTTCTAAAGATTATACCGAATTAAAAGGCGACTGGTCAGAAATTTCCACCATCCCGAATTTTGCGGTTCTCTTTTGTCCGGTCATCGACTTTGGTGAATTTGCCCATATAGGAAGTCGGGAAAGTCTGCTCGGAGAAAACGCTTCTTCAGATAAAATTGCAGAATTTTCGATGCAAAATAGAGTAACGGAAAAGACGCCACCCACCATTTTATTTCACAATCAGGATGATACCGCCGTTCCGCCGATGAACAGTATTTTGTATTTCAAAGCAATGACAAAAAATAAAGTGAAAGGTGCTATGTTTATTTTTCCGAAAGGTGGCCACCGATTTTTTGTGACCGATAAAGATCCTATGAACGAAAACTGGAAAAAACTGTGTGCAGACTGGCTTTTTAGTATGGGTAATAAGTGA
- a CDS encoding DUF1593 domain-containing protein: protein MKNIFSILLLILSFSSIKAQKSTLEKPRILISTDIGGTDPDDNQSMIHLLMYSDKFNIEGLVSSPSFGNGSKKEILKMIGLYEQDLPKLKKHSSGFPTPKYLRSVSKQGLHGNAPYEGFSKSTEGSEWIVKSARKKSTQPLWVLVWGGLEDVAQALHDAPDIQNKIKIYWIGGPNKKWSANSYSYIVKNFPDLWFIEANSTYYAFFSKNEDRNILKSPEYYDRYIKGYGAMGKDFKNYYKGEIKMGDSPTLFYLMQGNPNDPTGESWGGSFEKINRSAHIIVDGNKGTSEDIAFCSLIEFRFKGPIIRDNPATAPFHMETMHKKKDVQKWAGSYLGDGNYAIQYVPKGAEVLNYKFVSEIPELNGHEGKLNIVNLWPGKENPTDIPLGKTWFSDKSDPTLYEGKFQGGKTISKWKNDILLDWAKRWDWLK from the coding sequence ATGAAAAATATTTTTTCTATACTTCTATTGATTCTAAGTTTTTCATCAATAAAAGCTCAAAAATCCACTTTAGAAAAACCAAGAATTCTCATCAGTACAGATATTGGCGGAACCGATCCCGATGATAATCAGTCGATGATACATTTGCTGATGTATTCGGACAAATTCAATATTGAAGGTTTGGTTTCTTCACCATCTTTTGGAAACGGAAGCAAGAAAGAAATCTTGAAAATGATCGGTCTTTACGAACAAGATTTACCGAAATTAAAAAAGCACAGTTCAGGTTTTCCAACTCCGAAATATCTTCGCTCGGTTTCTAAGCAGGGATTGCATGGAAATGCTCCTTATGAAGGCTTTTCTAAATCAACAGAAGGTTCGGAATGGATTGTAAAATCTGCCAGAAAAAAATCTACACAACCTTTGTGGGTTTTGGTTTGGGGCGGTTTGGAAGATGTAGCTCAGGCCTTGCACGATGCGCCTGATATTCAGAATAAAATTAAAATTTACTGGATTGGTGGGCCCAATAAAAAATGGAGCGCCAATTCGTATTCTTACATCGTGAAAAACTTTCCTGATCTTTGGTTTATTGAAGCCAATTCGACTTATTATGCTTTCTTTTCTAAAAATGAAGATCGTAACATCCTTAAAAGTCCTGAGTATTATGACCGATACATTAAAGGTTACGGGGCGATGGGAAAAGATTTTAAAAATTACTATAAAGGCGAAATCAAAATGGGCGACAGTCCTACCCTGTTTTATCTGATGCAAGGAAATCCCAATGATCCTACCGGAGAAAGCTGGGGCGGAAGCTTTGAAAAGATCAACCGAAGTGCTCATATTATTGTTGACGGAAATAAAGGAACATCAGAAGACATTGCTTTTTGTTCATTAATCGAATTTCGTTTTAAAGGCCCTATTATTAGAGACAATCCTGCTACTGCACCTTTTCACATGGAAACCATGCACAAAAAAAAAGATGTTCAGAAATGGGCAGGTTCTTACCTTGGAGATGGAAATTATGCTATACAATATGTACCAAAAGGTGCTGAAGTTCTGAACTATAAATTTGTGTCAGAAATTCCTGAACTGAATGGTCATGAAGGCAAATTAAATATTGTCAATCTATGGCCGGGAAAGGAAAATCCGACTGATATTCCTTTAGGCAAAACATGGTTTTCTGATAAATCTGATCCAACACTTTAT
- a CDS encoding cupin domain-containing protein, whose product MNFKKEPFFDGNSEWEDLGDGVSRQFVGYNSQVMMVIVKFEKDAIGTLHQHFHSQITYVSEGKFEVTVDGETKTLQKGDGFFAQPNIFHGVKCLEAGKLIDAFTPFREDFLKD is encoded by the coding sequence ATGAATTTCAAAAAAGAACCTTTTTTCGACGGCAATTCTGAATGGGAAGATTTAGGAGACGGCGTTTCCAGACAATTTGTAGGATACAATTCTCAGGTCATGATGGTCATCGTAAAATTTGAAAAAGATGCAATCGGAACATTGCACCAACATTTTCATTCCCAAATCACCTACGTTTCTGAAGGAAAATTTGAAGTAACCGTCGACGGCGAAACCAAAACTTTACAAAAAGGCGACGGTTTCTTTGCCCAGCCTAATATTTTCCACGGTGTAAAATGTCTGGAAGCAGGAAAACTGATAGATGCCTTCACACCATTTAGAGAAGATTTTTTGAAAGATTAA
- a CDS encoding glycoside hydrolase family 95 protein, whose product MLKIIQHKIFLLACGTLISVSAFAQQNLKLTYNKPAENWNEALPIGNGKLGAMVFGGAVQEHLQLNEETIWAGEPGNNVPKNTFDSIQKVRRLINEGQFEKAQDLTNKTYPRQAPKDLNYGMPYQTMGDLFLDFKGHENFKNYNRTLDIEKAISTVSYEVNGVTFKREIFSSFADNVIMIKLTSSKKGSLNFNINASTPHLINSILTEKNQLVINGTSGSVDNKAGKIKFKTVAFPVLKGGKLTSTKDKLEIANADEVVIYVSIATNFKKYNDLSGNPDARVSEYLNKALGKKYNDELKAHVAKYQKYFKRVSLDLGTTDQAKKTTDIRIKEFGNSQEPDLVALYFQFGRYLLISSSQQGTQPANLQGIWNYQLNPAWDSKYTVNINTEMNYWPAENTNLSEMHEPLFDMIQDLSVTGQESAKEMYKARGWNMHHNTDLWRITGIVDGGFYGMWPMGGAWLTQHVWNHYLYTGDKEFLKKNYEALKGCALFYLDVLQQDPSKKYLVVSPSMSPENKYFKNVSITAGTTMDNQLVFDVFNNFINASKTLNQDKNLSEEVKSALSKLPPMEIGQHGQLQEWLTDMDKTDDKHRHISHLYGLFPSGQISPFRNPDLTEAAKNSMIYRGDKSTGWSMGWKVNWWARLLDGNRAFKLISDQLTPAPLETKGQSGGTYPNLLDAHPPFQIDGNFGCTSGIAEMLLQSYDGYIYLLPALPDALPNGSVKGLKARGGFEIDMDWKNSKLTRLTVKSALGGNARIRVANGLNLKSKTNFTSAKGSNSNEYYHVDVIKTPLQSAKTELKGFAVPETEMFDFKTEKGKTYTFEVN is encoded by the coding sequence ATGCTAAAAATCATTCAACATAAAATCTTTTTACTGGCTTGCGGAACATTGATTTCTGTTTCGGCATTTGCTCAGCAAAATTTAAAATTAACCTACAACAAACCCGCAGAAAACTGGAACGAAGCCTTACCCATCGGGAATGGTAAACTGGGTGCGATGGTTTTTGGTGGTGCAGTTCAGGAACATCTTCAACTGAATGAAGAAACAATCTGGGCAGGCGAGCCGGGAAACAATGTTCCGAAAAATACATTTGACAGCATTCAGAAAGTCCGTCGTTTGATTAATGAAGGTCAGTTCGAAAAAGCACAGGATTTAACCAACAAAACCTATCCGAGACAGGCTCCAAAAGATTTGAACTATGGAATGCCGTACCAGACTATGGGTGATTTGTTTCTGGATTTTAAAGGTCATGAAAATTTTAAGAATTACAACCGAACTTTAGATATTGAAAAAGCAATCAGCACGGTTTCTTATGAGGTAAACGGCGTGACTTTCAAGCGTGAAATATTCTCTTCTTTTGCCGATAATGTGATCATGATTAAGCTGACTTCAAGCAAAAAAGGAAGTTTAAATTTCAATATCAACGCTTCTACTCCACATCTCATCAATTCAATTTTGACAGAGAAAAACCAATTGGTAATTAACGGAACAAGCGGTTCTGTAGACAATAAAGCCGGAAAAATTAAATTTAAAACGGTTGCTTTTCCTGTTTTAAAAGGCGGAAAACTCACCTCAACAAAAGACAAACTTGAAATTGCAAATGCAGATGAAGTCGTAATTTATGTTTCCATTGCTACGAATTTTAAAAAGTACAATGACCTTTCTGGAAATCCCGATGCTAGAGTTTCAGAATATTTAAATAAAGCTTTAGGCAAAAAATACAATGACGAATTAAAAGCTCACGTTGCGAAATATCAGAAATATTTCAAGCGGGTAAGTTTAGATTTAGGAACAACCGACCAGGCGAAGAAAACGACAGATATCAGAATTAAAGAATTCGGAAATTCGCAGGAACCGGATTTGGTGGCTTTGTATTTCCAGTTTGGGCGTTATCTTTTGATTTCTTCGTCACAACAGGGAACGCAGCCTGCCAATCTTCAGGGAATCTGGAATTATCAGCTGAATCCGGCTTGGGACAGCAAATACACGGTGAACATCAATACCGAAATGAATTACTGGCCTGCTGAAAATACCAACCTCAGCGAAATGCACGAGCCTTTGTTTGATATGATTCAGGATTTATCGGTCACTGGACAGGAATCTGCCAAAGAGATGTACAAAGCACGAGGCTGGAACATGCATCACAACACCGATTTGTGGCGAATCACAGGAATCGTTGACGGCGGTTTCTACGGTATGTGGCCAATGGGCGGAGCATGGCTGACCCAACACGTCTGGAATCACTATTTATACACCGGAGACAAAGAATTTCTAAAGAAAAATTATGAAGCTTTAAAAGGTTGCGCTTTGTTTTATCTGGATGTTCTTCAACAGGATCCTTCCAAAAAATATCTCGTGGTGTCGCCATCGATGTCACCAGAAAATAAATACTTTAAAAATGTAAGCATTACCGCCGGAACAACGATGGATAATCAGTTGGTTTTTGATGTGTTTAATAATTTCATCAATGCTTCAAAAACTTTAAATCAGGATAAAAATCTTTCCGAGGAAGTGAAATCAGCTTTGTCAAAACTTCCGCCAATGGAGATTGGGCAACACGGTCAATTGCAGGAATGGCTGACTGATATGGACAAAACCGATGATAAACACAGACATATTTCGCATCTGTACGGTTTATTTCCATCGGGACAGATTTCGCCTTTCAGAAATCCTGATTTAACGGAAGCCGCAAAAAATTCGATGATTTACCGTGGCGATAAATCCACAGGCTGGTCGATGGGCTGGAAAGTGAACTGGTGGGCAAGATTGCTGGATGGAAACCGTGCCTTTAAACTCATTTCAGACCAGTTAACTCCTGCTCCGCTTGAAACCAAAGGCCAATCCGGAGGAACTTACCCGAATCTTTTGGATGCACATCCGCCGTTTCAGATTGATGGAAATTTCGGCTGTACTTCGGGAATTGCTGAAATGCTGTTGCAAAGCTATGACGGATACATTTACCTTTTGCCGGCACTTCCCGACGCATTGCCAAACGGCTCTGTGAAAGGTCTGAAAGCAAGAGGCGGTTTTGAAATCGATATGGATTGGAAAAATTCCAAACTGACTAGATTGACCGTTAAATCTGCTTTGGGTGGAAATGCAAGAATCAGAGTGGCGAATGGTTTAAATTTAAAATCCAAAACAAATTTCACCTCAGCAAAAGGATCAAATTCCAACGAATATTATCATGTGGATGTGATAAAAACGCCTTTACAATCGGCCAAAACAGAGCTGAAAGGTTTTGCAGTTCCGGAAACAGAAATGTTTGATTTTAAAACTGAAAAAGGTAAAACCTACACTTTTGAAGTAAATTAA
- a CDS encoding pectinesterase family protein — protein MKKLFLILIISATNFVLAQSNPYITVTVAQDGSGQFKSIQQAITSIRDFGPAEALVKIKAGTYHEKIVIPSSKHKITLQGESKENTIITNDDYSGKMDALNQKMTTFNSYTLLVMSDDVKISNLTIKNSSCNQGQAVALHVEGDRFIVKNSNILGCQDTLYTGGNHSRQYYENCFIEGTTDFIFGSATVVFKNCTIKSLANSYITAASTDQSKEFGYVFFDCKLIAKEGINKVFLGRPWRPYARTVFINTEMGNHILPEGWNPWKGDKMFPDKDKTAYYAEYNSKGEGGKIENRVAWSHQLTKKEAKEYTIKNIFGDWKPSMSNK, from the coding sequence ATGAAAAAACTATTTTTAATTCTCATCATTTCAGCAACCAATTTTGTATTGGCTCAAAGCAATCCCTACATCACCGTAACCGTGGCGCAGGACGGCAGCGGCCAGTTCAAATCCATTCAACAGGCCATTACATCCATCAGAGATTTCGGGCCAGCTGAAGCTTTGGTTAAAATTAAAGCAGGAACGTATCACGAGAAGATCGTTATTCCATCCTCAAAACATAAAATCACTTTACAGGGTGAGAGTAAAGAAAACACAATCATCACCAACGATGATTATTCAGGCAAAATGGATGCTTTAAACCAGAAAATGACGACCTTCAACTCGTACACGCTTTTGGTAATGTCTGATGATGTGAAAATATCAAACCTCACCATAAAAAATTCATCATGCAATCAGGGACAGGCTGTTGCGTTACATGTGGAAGGTGACCGTTTTATCGTCAAAAATTCTAATATTCTGGGATGTCAGGATACCCTTTACACAGGCGGAAATCACAGCAGACAGTACTATGAAAACTGCTTTATTGAAGGAACAACCGACTTTATTTTTGGTTCGGCAACGGTTGTTTTTAAAAACTGTACGATAAAAAGTTTGGCCAATTCTTACATTACAGCCGCATCCACAGATCAAAGCAAAGAATTTGGTTATGTCTTTTTTGACTGTAAATTAATTGCAAAAGAAGGCATCAATAAAGTATTTTTGGGCAGACCTTGGAGACCTTATGCAAGAACCGTTTTCATTAACACAGAAATGGGCAATCATATCCTTCCCGAAGGCTGGAACCCATGGAAAGGAGATAAAATGTTCCCCGACAAAGACAAAACCGCTTATTATGCAGAATACAACAGCAAAGGTGAAGGCGGAAAAATTGAAAACCGTGTAGCTTGGTCACATCAGCTGACAAAAAAAGAAGCAAAAGAATACACCATTAAAAATATTTTCGGAGATTGGAAACCGAGCATGAGTAATAAGTAA
- a CDS encoding rhamnogalacturonan acetylesterase, with protein MKKILLVLSIVISTLSIAQKKPTLFLIGDSTMSNKDNPDKNPEHGWGQVLGQFLTPNIELQNHAMNGRSSKSFRTEGRWDKVEKQLKKGDFVIIQFGHNDQKLKDSTKFTNPHTQYRANLERYVNETRAKGATPILMTSITRRNFNENGVLIDTHTDYPLVVRMVANDMKVAFVDMQLLTEQMEIAAGPEKSKLLHLYFKAGENPYYDKDKADDTHLSKLGAETVAKLAVKSLKDLKTGLEKYIK; from the coding sequence ATGAAAAAAATACTTTTAGTCTTAAGCATCGTAATTTCAACATTATCGATAGCTCAGAAAAAACCTACTTTATTCTTAATCGGCGACTCCACAATGTCTAATAAAGACAATCCCGATAAAAATCCGGAACACGGTTGGGGACAGGTTTTAGGACAGTTTTTAACTCCAAATATTGAGCTTCAAAATCACGCCATGAATGGAAGAAGTTCAAAAAGCTTCAGAACTGAAGGAAGATGGGACAAGGTTGAAAAGCAATTGAAAAAAGGTGATTTTGTGATCATTCAATTCGGTCATAATGACCAAAAACTGAAAGATTCAACAAAATTTACCAATCCGCACACACAGTACAGAGCCAATCTGGAAAGATATGTTAATGAGACCAGAGCAAAAGGTGCAACACCTATTCTGATGACCTCGATTACCAGAAGAAATTTCAATGAAAACGGAGTTCTCATCGACACACATACCGATTATCCTTTGGTAGTAAGGATGGTGGCAAATGACATGAAAGTTGCTTTCGTTGACATGCAGTTACTGACCGAACAAATGGAAATTGCAGCCGGTCCGGAAAAATCAAAACTTTTACACCTTTATTTTAAAGCTGGAGAAAATCCGTATTACGATAAAGACAAAGCGGATGACACGCATTTGTCAAAATTAGGCGCAGAAACTGTGGCTAAACTTGCAGTAAAATCTTTGAAAGATTTAAAAACAGGTTTGGAAAAATATATTAAGTAG
- a CDS encoding glycoside hydrolase family 28 protein, whose product MKKSIKIIGLVAAMMSSGQFYAQNTDIYKGIEFKMPKVMETSFAANTVSIKDFGGVAGGSVKNTEAFKKAIDALVKKGGGKLVVPRGLWLTGPIVLQSNINLHVEDGAMIIFSTDKSDYPLVDVSFEGLNTIRCQSPISARNAKNIAITGKGVIDGSGDAWRAVKKSKLSEVEWKKFVASGGIVSKDGKTWYPSESYKKGFEGSSSFNVPDKINKSELESVKDFLRPVMVSIVGCDQVLLDGPTFQNSPAWNLHPLMTSNLILRNLTVRNPWYSQNGDGVDLESCKNVLIYDNTFDVGDDAICIKSGKNEDGRKRGMPTENVIIKNNMVYHGHGGFVIGSEMSGGARNMHVSDCTFIGTDIGLRFKTTRGRGGVVENIYIKNIDMINIPTQTIGFNMFYEGASPVLEDGQKAEGNKAPEKVYPVTEETPVFRNIYFKNITATNSDEAITLFGLAEMNLKNIVIEDSQFETKKGLTIVDADGIQLKNVKLKYSEGTGTTILNSKNIDLSTLKLESDQKPTIKVLGAKTTSVKLPKDVKGEQLSISKEIAKNAVK is encoded by the coding sequence ATGAAGAAATCAATAAAAATAATAGGTCTTGTCGCGGCAATGATGTCTTCAGGACAATTCTACGCTCAAAATACAGATATTTACAAAGGCATTGAGTTTAAAATGCCAAAGGTTATGGAAACTTCTTTCGCAGCAAATACCGTATCAATCAAAGATTTTGGAGGTGTTGCAGGTGGAAGTGTAAAAAACACAGAAGCTTTCAAAAAAGCAATCGACGCATTGGTGAAAAAAGGTGGTGGTAAACTGGTTGTGCCGAGAGGGCTTTGGTTAACCGGACCTATCGTTTTGCAAAGCAACATCAATCTTCATGTGGAAGACGGTGCCATGATTATTTTCAGCACAGACAAAAGCGATTATCCTTTGGTAGATGTGAGTTTCGAAGGTTTAAATACCATCCGATGTCAGTCTCCAATCTCTGCGAGAAATGCGAAAAACATTGCCATTACCGGAAAAGGAGTAATCGACGGAAGTGGCGATGCTTGGAGAGCCGTAAAGAAATCAAAACTTTCTGAAGTGGAATGGAAAAAATTCGTTGCTTCAGGCGGAATTGTTTCCAAAGACGGTAAAACATGGTACCCGTCAGAAAGCTATAAAAAAGGATTTGAAGGCAGCTCAAGCTTCAACGTTCCCGATAAAATCAACAAATCTGAACTTGAATCTGTAAAAGATTTCCTTCGTCCGGTAATGGTGAGCATCGTTGGTTGTGATCAGGTTCTTTTGGATGGCCCTACTTTCCAGAATTCTCCGGCATGGAATCTTCATCCATTGATGACTTCCAATCTAATTTTAAGAAATCTAACCGTTAGAAACCCTTGGTATTCTCAAAACGGTGACGGTGTAGATTTGGAATCATGTAAAAATGTTCTGATCTATGACAATACTTTTGACGTTGGTGATGATGCGATCTGCATTAAATCAGGGAAAAATGAAGACGGAAGAAAAAGAGGAATGCCAACTGAAAACGTGATCATCAAAAACAACATGGTTTATCACGGTCACGGAGGATTCGTAATCGGAAGTGAAATGTCTGGTGGGGCGAGAAATATGCATGTTTCAGACTGTACTTTCATCGGAACAGATATTGGTCTCCGTTTCAAAACAACCCGTGGAAGAGGTGGTGTCGTTGAAAATATTTATATCAAAAACATCGATATGATCAACATTCCGACGCAGACCATTGGTTTCAATATGTTCTACGAAGGTGCTTCACCGGTTCTGGAAGACGGACAAAAAGCGGAAGGAAACAAAGCTCCTGAAAAAGTATATCCGGTAACGGAAGAAACGCCGGTTTTCAGAAATATTTATTTTAAAAATATCACAGCAACTAATTCTGATGAAGCGATTACTTTATTCGGTCTGGCAGAAATGAATCTTAAAAATATCGTGATTGAAGATTCTCAGTTTGAAACTAAAAAAGGTCTAACCATCGTTGACGCAGACGGAATTCAGCTGAAAAATGTAAAATTAAAATACTCTGAAGGAACCGGTACAACGATTTTAAACAGTAAAAATATTGACCTTTCCACTTTAAAACTGGAATCAGATCAAAAACCAACCATCAAAGTTCTGGGAGCAAAAACTACATCGGTAAAACTTCCAAAAGACGTTAAAGGTGAGCAACTGAGCATTTCGAAAGAGATTGCGAAGAATGCGGTGAAGTAA